One window from the genome of Bacillus rossius redtenbacheri isolate Brsri chromosome 10, Brsri_v3, whole genome shotgun sequence encodes:
- the LOC134535752 gene encoding piggyBac transposable element-derived protein 4-like, which yields MSRRKQLYNLSNPRDVEQVMALLEVTLSDDDISDCTDTDADQDYAVSSDHNSSSENDSDEEKIQSNNTEDNYFLGKDRKTKWGKSRPMQSVRTRSHNIVKKLPGVTGLGKKEKSVSGCWSLFFDNNMIEKIVVFTNKYILKISSSYKDPSDCKPTSLTEIKSLLGLLYGMGFLHGGRMNIQDFWSTDGLGTERFPATMAFRRFRFLLKCIRFDDIETRQQRRESDKLAAVREIFEAFNGNCKKYYSMGEFMTLDEMLLSFRGRCGFRMYIPSKPGKYGIKVFALVDAKMYYTYNLEIYCGKQPAGPYQDVSFKPSDIVERMCLPVSESGRNLTIDNWFTSYDIVAKMKNEHNITIVGTVRKNKKELPPHFITAAKREPHSSVFGFQENMTLVSYVPKRGKTVLLLSSMHADDKIDESTGEQKKPEIITFYNSTKGGVDCVDERIAFYNVARNTRRWTMVIFYAMLNIAGVNAYLVYRANDPTSQDGKNRRTFLRKLMFNLTEEHIKERAMCKFLPKSIRSAAKRISGLPEEEEQTSDGNKRGRCAYCKDRKTRYSCFKCRKYLCLEHSAIMCSDCKNDM from the exons at GTCACGTAGGAAACAGTTGTACAATTTGAGTAATCCACGCGATGTAGAACAAGTTATGGCACTTCTAGAAGTAACGTTGTCCGATGATGATATTTCTGACTGTACAGACACTGATGCCGATCAAGATTATGCAGTTAGCAGCGACCATAATAGTTCTTCAGAAAATGATTCAGATGAAGAAAAAATACAATCAAATAACACTGAGGACAATTACTTTTTAGGGAAAGACAGGAAGACAAAGTGGGGAAAAAGTAGACCAATGCAAAGTGTTCGTACTAGAAGTcacaatattgtaaaaaaactTCCAGGTGTTACAGGgctaggaaaaaaagaaaaaagtgttAGTGGATGCTGGAGTTTGTTTTTTGACAACAATATGATTGAAAAAATTGTTGTGTTcacaaacaaatacattttaaaaatttcttctaGTTATAAAGATCCTAGTGACTGTAAACCAACATCACTGACAGAAATAAAATCTCTCCTTGGTCTACTCTACGGAATGGGTTTCCTGCATGGTGGAAGAATGAATATCCAAGACTTTTGGTCTACTGATGGTTTAGGAACGGAGCGGTTTCCAGCAACCATGGCTTTCAGACGCTTCCGATTTCTTCTGAAATGTATTCGCTTTGATGATATCGAAACCAGGCAGCAGAGGAGAGAGAGTGACAAACTGGCAGCAGTGAGGGAAATTTTCGAAGCATTCAATGGAAACTGTAAAAAATACTATTCCATGGGTGAGTTTATGACATTGGATGAAATGCTTCTTTCTTTCAGAGGACGATGTGGTTTTAGAATGTATATTCCGTCGAAACCAGGGAAATATGGTATAAAAGTTTTTGCACTGGTTGATGCTAAAATGTATTATACATACAATCTTGAAATATATTGTGGTAAGCAACCTGCAGGACCATATCAAGATGTGAGCTTCAAACCGAGTGATATTGTTGAAAGAATGTGCTTGCCTGTTTCTGAAAGTGGGCGTAATTTGACGATAGATAACTGGTTCACATCGTACGATATTGTTGCAAAAATGAAGAATGAACACAACATAACTATTGTTGGAACTGTCAGAAAAAATAAGAAGGAGCTGCCACCACACTTTATTACAGCTGCAAAACGGGAACCTCACAGCAGTGTATTCGGCTTTCAAGAAAACATGACTCTCGTTTCTTATGTTCCAAAACGAGGAAAAACTGTATTGTTGTTGTCGTCTATGCATGCCGATGATAAAATTGACGAGAGCACAGGAGAACAAAAAAAGCCAGAGATCATCACATTTTATAATTCAACCAAAGGTGGTGTGGATTGTGTCGATGAGAGGATTGCATTCTATAATGTGGCTCGAAACACTAGAAGATGGACAATGGTAATTTTCTACGCAATGCTCAATATTGCAGGTGTCAATGCTTATTTGGTTTATCGAGCAAATGATCCCACTTCCCAAGATGGAAAAAACAGAAGAACGTTTCTGAGAAAACTGATGTTCAACCTTACGGAGGAGCACATCAAAGAGAGAGCCATGTGTAAATTTCTTCCTAAAAGCATTCGCAGTGCTGCAAAAAGAATATCTGGGTTGCCAGAAGAAGAAGAGCAAACAAGTGATGGAAACAAAAGAGGACGATGTGCTTACTGTAAAGACAGGAAAACTCGCTACTCTTGTTTCAAGTGCAGAAAATATCTGTGTTTAGAGCACAGTGCCATCATGTGCAGTGACTGTAAAAATGACATGTGA